The Arcobacter porcinus sequence ATCTGCTTGTGGATAGTTGGTATTCTAAACCTGTGTTTATAGAAACAATGAATGAGCTAGGATTGCAAGTTATTTCAAGAATGGTAAACAATGATAGAATCTGGAACTTCACAGGGGAGAAAAAAACTCTTGATGGTATCTATAACAAGTTTAAAAAGCTTAAAACTATTAAGATGGGTCAATATGGCAAAAAGATAAAGTTTGAATACTTCGGGGTCATAGTTGAACATAAAAAAGCAGGAAAATTAAAAATTGTTTTTATAAAAACCAAAGAGAATCTCATCCCTATTGTATCTACAAACTTAGACTTGAGTGATGAAGAAATTATCGATATTTACAAACGACGATGGGATATAGAACAAGGGTATAAAGAACTTCGTGAACACTTTGGGTTTGGTAAAGAAGAAAATCGAATTTATGAAGCACTTATTGCTCGCATAACACTCTCATTTTTTACATACAATGTTGTTAGCTATATAAATCGTATCAGTAATGAACCAAAAACTATTGGTGGATTGTTTAAAGATCTAGAATGTGAACTTCACACCTTGGCAATTGCTATGCATGATCTGGCTACACTAAATAGGACATAGAAAATAACTATGTTAAAATTAGTGAAATCGGAGAATAAAAATGAGAAAAAGTAATTACTCACAAGAGTTTAGAGAATCAACAATAAAGTTTTGTATTGATAATAGTGATAGATCAATTTCAAGTATAGCAAGAGATTTAGGACTAAATAAAGGAACTTTAGCTTTATGGGTAAATGAGTACAAAGCTAAAAATAATTTACTACCTGTAAATGATTTAAAAAATGAGACTCTAGAGCAAGAGAATAAAAGACTAAAAAAAGAACTTGCAATTTTAAAACAAGAAAAAGAGATATTAAAAAAGGCAGCAGCATACTTTGCAAAAGAAACTCTGTAAAGTATGCATGGATAAAAGAACACTCAAAGAGTTTTAATGTACAACTTATGTGTAAACTATTTAAAGTTAGTAGAAGTTGTTACTACAACTGGATTGACAAAGGTTGTATTGTAAATAAAATTGATAAAGAGCTAAATGAACTTGTAAAAAACATTTTTGAACAAGCAAGAGCAACTTATGGAACAAGAAGATTGAAAGAGGTTTTAAAACAAAGATATGGTCTTATAGTTTCAAGAAGGAAACTTCAAAGAACTCTGAAATATTTAAATCTAAAAGTAAAAATGAAACGAAGATTTAAAGTAATTACAACAACATCAAATCATACTCTACCAATTGCACCAAATCATCTAAATAGAGATTTTTATAGCTCACAAATAGATAAAGTTTATGTTGGAGACATTACATATATTCCAACAAATGAGGGATGGTTATATTTGGCTGTTGTAATCGATATTTACTCAAGAAAAGTTGTTGGATGGTCTATGAATTATAGTTTAAAAACTTCACTTGTTAATGATGCACTATTAATGGCATTAAAAAGAAGAAATCCTTCTAAAGGACTAATTTATCATACTGATAGAGGAAGTCAGTATGCCTCTTATGAACATAAAAATCTTTTAGAAAAATATGGGATAGTTCAAAGTATGAGTAGAAAAGGAGATTGCTGGGATAATGCAGTTGCAGAGAGTTTTTTTCATTCTCTAAAAACTGAATTAATTCATCATGAAAAGTTTTTAACACGCTCACAAGCAAATGAAAAAATATTTGAATATATAGAGATTTTTTACAATAGACAAAGATTACATTCATCAAATGGATATATGTCTCCAAGTGAATTTGAAGATAAAATGTTACGTTTAGAAATGGTTAGTTAAATTATAAATTTTTTGTCCTATAAAGTGTTGACAGATCAGCAAGCATTTTTAGCTATTTTAGATGAGATTGCAAAAATTGAAGAAGTTGTCAATAGAAATGAGGATTTTACAGCAATAATCGATCTATTAAGAGATGTGACTGGAAAACTACTTGGTTTTAGGTGCGAAAGTTAAGTAAGATTAGCAAAAAGGGATTAAAAAACAATGACAAAAGAAGAAATGAAAAATTATGCAATTAAAACAATTGAAAATATGGAAGATTTACGAGATGATTTGGCAAGGATTAATCTTAGTTCAAAGTTAGATATTTTAAATGAAAATTTAAGAAAAATTATTGATGAAAAAACAATTGATCAAAAAGAGTTTTTTTATTTAATCGAAGATTTACGGGATACGATAATTGATTTTCATTCATACATTTTTAGTGAGTTACCAAACTAGGTAATTCATTTTAAGTGGTAAACTCTTGCCAAAATTTTAGCCTTGTGCTATAATTTTCAACTAGCTCTCCGTTAGGGGTGCTATGTTGCAACATAGCACCCTAAAGAGTGCGATGTTGTTTTGGCTGATGGGGACAAGCCACCACCAACCAAAATCTCCAGTTAAAAAGGAAAATTATTATATGCGAAAAGGAACTTTTTCTGTACAAACTGCAACTGCATTTTCAAGCAAACATAACTCAAGAGAATTAGCCCCAAAATATTTAGTTGATAGTTCTGCAAAAAACTATTATGAACTTATAAAAAAAGATGAAGATTTTATACAAGAAGCACAAGTAATTTACAAAGAAAAAATTAGACAAACTATGCAAAAAAAACAAGTTGAAAATTTAGTACAAGAAACTATTTTAACTTTGCAACCACACCAAGTAAATCTATTACCTTATTATTAATTCAATTCGCTCATAATTAATCCTTTTTCTTATTACGCAAAATGGCCCGATTTAAGCACACCCTTTATTCCGTTAATGCGCCATGACAGCCATGATAATTACTAATACTAGGAGAAGTTAATAAATACGTAACCAACATGATTAACAATTATTAGAGGTCATCGTTCAAAATGGTATGCGTTTTGACACATCCACTATATATCCGTGTCGTTCTGTCCACTCCTGAATCCCATTCCAGAAATTCTCTAGCGATTCCAGAAGTTTCTCAGAGTCGGAAAGTTGACCAGACATTACGAACTGGCACAGATGGTCATAACCTGAAGGAAGATCTGATTGCTTAACTGCTTCAGTTAAGACCGAAGCGCTCGTCGTATAACAGATGCGATGATGCAGACCAATCAACATGGCACCTGCCATTGCTACCTGTACAGTCAAGGATGGTAGAAATGTTGTCGGTCCTTGCACACGAATATTACGCCATTTGCCTGCATATTCAAACAGCTCTTCTACGATAAGGGCACAAATCGCATCGTGGAACGTTTGGGCTTCTACCGATTTAGCAGTTTGATACACTTTCTCTAAGTATCCACCTGAATCATAAATCGGCAAAATAGAGAAAAATTGACCATGTGTAAGCGGCCAATCTGATTCCACCTGAGATGCATAATCTAGTAGAATCTCTTCGCTATCAAAATTCACTTCCACCTTCCACTCACCGGTTGTCCATTCATGGCTGAACTCTGCTTCCTCTGTTGACATGACACACATCATCTCAATATCCGAATAGGGCCCATCAGTCTGACGACCAAGAGAGCCATAAACACCAATAGCCTTAACATCATCCCCATATTTATCCAATATTCGTTCCTTAATTTCATGAACAATCTTCATTCTTTCTTCTCTAGTCATTATTATTGGTCCATTCACTATTCTCATTCCCTTTTCAGATAATTTTAGATTTGCTTTTCTAAATAACTTAACTTTCGCACGTTAAGTTGATTAAAATTGTAGCTAAATCTCCCTAAAATATTACTGCTATAGGTAATAATATTATCCTTGTTGACATAAAAATAATTTAGTTGTTTTTCTATGATATTTTTCTATTTTGAACTCTCAATAAATCCCTTAAATAGGTATTTTAGCTATAATATCTATTATATTAAAGGGTAAGAATGCAGATAGAATCTAAGATAATCGGTATCATAAACGACAAACTAAAGAATCCAATTTATGAAACATTGCGACTATTAAATATGAAAACGATTTTAACAAAGAGCAATTTTTCTAAAAAAGAGGGAGTTGCTGTTCATATGGTTGTATTACACTTTGTATATATGCTAGTTATGAATAAAAAAATATCAACTTTTATGGATCAGAGTAATGATAGCTTTAAAAAAGATGTCTATTACAGACTACTTGCTAATGCTCACTACAACTGGAGAAAACTATTATCACTTAGTTCTTTAAAGATTTTATCACTGCTTCATAAAGTACAAGATGCAAAGCTAGTAAGAGTTCTTATACTTTATGATACTGTTGAAGATAAAGTTGGTAAAAATATAGAGGGAAGTTGTGACAACCTTTGGAGCAATAAAGCAAAGAGAAAAATCAGAGGTGTAAATGTTGTATCACTAAACTATAGTGATGGTTATTCAAATTTTATGTTGGACTTTGCAATTGCTATGAATAATTATGCAAGGGTAAAGATAGAAGAGTTTACAAATATTATTGATCATCGAACCAATGCACATAAGCGAAGATTGGAAAGCTTAAAAGGGAAATCACAAATTGCTATAGAGATGATTAAAAGAGCAGTAGCTAGTGGTATATATGCAGATTATCTGCTTGTGGATAGTTGGTATTCTAAACCTGTGTTTATAGAAACAATGAATGAGCTAGGATTGCAAGTTATTTCAAGAATGGTAAACAATGATAGAATCTGGAACTTCACAGGGGAGAAAAAAACTCTTGATGGTATCTATAACAAGTTTAAAAAGCTTAAAACTATTAAGATGGGTCAATATGGCAAAAAGATAAAGTTTGAATACTTCGGGGTCATAGTTGAACATAAAAAAGCAGGAAAATTAAAAATTGTTTTTATAAAAACCAAAGAGAATCTCATCCCTATTGTATCTACAAACTTAGACTTGAGTGATGAAGAAATTATCGATATTTACAAACGACGATGGGATATAGAACAAGGGTATAAAGAACTTCGTGAACACTTTGGGTTTGGTAAAGAAGAAAATCGAATTTATGAAGCACTTATTGCTCGCATAACACTCTCATTTTTTACATACAATGTTGTTAGCTATATAAATCGTATCAGTAATGAACCAAAAACTATTGGTGGATTGTTTAAAGATCTAGAATGTGAACTTCACACTTTGGCAATTGCTATGCAAGCATTTTTAGCTATTTTAGATGAGATTGCAAAAATTGAAGAAGTTGTCAATAGAAATGAGGATTTTACAGCAATAATCGATCTATTAAGAGATGTGACTGGAAAACTACTTGGTTTTAGGTGCGAAAGTTAAGTTATAAAATAAATAATGCTAAATTTATTCTACTAAAGAATTAGTAAAAATTGCTTACAGAGTACCATTATTAATGGAATGTAGCTTATTGTACTAAAAATATTTCAAATATAAATTTTACTTTAATCAAAAATAATAGAAACACATATCATTTAATTAATATTTAAAGTTATTTTAATCTTGTCCTCTATCAACGGGAGGTAAAGGCTTATCTAATTGAACTGGACTCATTCCATGTGCATATGCATTATATGCCCATCTTGCAAACTGATAAAGCAAATCAGCATTCTCTTTCTTTAATCTTTCATTTTCAGCCTCAATAGTTCTAAGTTTTTCAGTGAGAATATACTCTTTTTGAGATAAAGATGCATCTATTCTTCCAGTATTTTCTCTTTCCCTTATAATTCGTTCTTTAGCAATATCATATGCTCTTTTAATCCGCGAATGTTTTGATAGAGTCTGCCTTGTATATGATTCTCCAGTTCTTATATAAATAGCTTCAATTAAATCTTCCCATGTAACTTTTCCATCCATTCCATCTAGAATACTTACTGCTACTTCTATATTATCATCTGTCAAATTTTTTGAACGGTTTCTTTTCTCTGTCATTAAAATCCTTTTATAAATCTTCTAATAATTCTCTCATCTCATCTAAATTAATGGATGATTCACCTACTATTTCTTTATTCCTAATTTGTGCTTGCTCACTTTGTGAGATTGAAGGAGCATCAGAAATTTGAATAAGAGTTCCATCTTTAACATTGTCATTATCAAATATGTCACATAGTTGTTTTAATTTTTCTAATTCAATAGATTGATGTTTAATCCACCTATTAGCTCCTACATGTCCTTCTTGTTGAGCTTTTTTTGCAATTTCTAAAGCTTCTTCA is a genomic window containing:
- a CDS encoding IS3 family transposase (programmed frameshift) — encoded protein: MRKSNYSQEFRESTIKFCIDNSDRSISSIARDLGLNKGTLALWVNEYKAKNNLLPVNDLKNETLEQENKRLKKELAILKQEKEILKKAAGILCKRNSVKYAWIKEHSKSFNVQLMCKLFKVSRSCYYNWIDKGCIVNKIDKELNELVKNIFEQARATYGTRRLKEVLKQRYGLIVSRRKLQRTLKYLNLKVKMKRRFKVITTTSNHTLPIAPNHLNRDFYSSQIDKVYVGDITYIPTNEGWLYLAVVIDIYSRKVVGWSMNYSLKTSLVNDALLMALKRRNPSKGLIYHTDRGSQYASYEHKNLLEKYGIVQSMSRKGDCWDNAVAESFFHSLKTELIHHEKFLTRSQANEKIFEYIEIFYNRQRLHSSNGYMSPSEFEDKMLRLEMVS
- the aadD1 gene encoding aminoglycoside O-nucleotidyltransferase ANT(4')-Ia gives rise to the protein MNGPIIMTREERMKIVHEIKERILDKYGDDVKAIGVYGSLGRQTDGPYSDIEMMCVMSTEEAEFSHEWTTGEWKVEVNFDSEEILLDYASQVESDWPLTHGQFFSILPIYDSGGYLEKVYQTAKSVEAQTFHDAICALIVEELFEYAGKWRNIRVQGPTTFLPSLTVQVAMAGAMLIGLHHRICYTTSASVLTEAVKQSDLPSGYDHLCQFVMSGQLSDSEKLLESLENFWNGIQEWTERHGYIVDVSKRIPF
- a CDS encoding IS4 family transposase, producing the protein MQIESKIIGIINDKLKNPIYETLRLLNMKTILTKSNFSKKEGVAVHMVVLHFVYMLVMNKKISTFMDQSNDSFKKDVYYRLLANAHYNWRKLLSLSSLKILSLLHKVQDAKLVRVLILYDTVEDKVGKNIEGSCDNLWSNKAKRKIRGVNVVSLNYSDGYSNFMLDFAIAMNNYARVKIEEFTNIIDHRTNAHKRRLESLKGKSQIAIEMIKRAVASGIYADYLLVDSWYSKPVFIETMNELGLQVISRMVNNDRIWNFTGEKKTLDGIYNKFKKLKTIKMGQYGKKIKFEYFGVIVEHKKAGKLKIVFIKTKENLIPIVSTNLDLSDEEIIDIYKRRWDIEQGYKELREHFGFGKEENRIYEALIARITLSFFTYNVVSYINRISNEPKTIGGLFKDLECELHTLAIAMQAFLAILDEIAKIEEVVNRNEDFTAIIDLLRDVTGKLLGFRCES